In the genome of Telluria mixta, the window CCGCGCAGCAGCGCCTGGCGTTCGTAGCGGTTCGATGCGAATACGTCGTCCAGGAAGCGTTTCAACACGTCCTCGATGCCCGCGAACTGCTGCGGGAAGCTGTAGACGAGCGCGCGCTTGTGCGGGTCGCGCTCCTGCTGCATGCGCGCGAGCACGCGTTCCTGCAGGCGCTTTTCCAGTTGTTCGAATTCGGCCGGGAACGCGGCCAGCGCGGCGTCGCCATCCATCCCGTCCTGCAGCGGGAACGTCATGCCCCACACCTGCGCGCGCTCTTCGCGGCCCAGCGCATCGAAGAATTCGACGAAGCCGCCCAGCAGGTCGCACTTCGTCACGAGCACGTAGACCGGGAAGCGCACGCCGAGTTGATCATGCAATTCCTTGAGGCGGTCGCGGATCGCCTGGGCCTGCGCTTGCCGGCCCGCTTCCGTGTCCTGCAGGAGATCGCTCACCGGGATGGTGACGATCACGCCGTTGATGGGACGGCGACGGCGGTATTTTTTCAGCAGTTGCAGGAAGCCCGTCCATGCGGCCTTGTCGGCGCGGGCGTTGCTGTCCTGCGTCGTGTAGCGGCCGGCCGTATCGAGCAGCACGGCGTCGTCCGTGAACCACCAGTCGCAGTTGCGCGTGCCGCCCACGCCGCCGATCGCACCTTTGCCCAGCGCGTCGGCGAGCGGGAATTTCAGGCCGGACTGCGTCAGCGCCGTCGTCTTGCCGCTGCCCGGCGCGCCGATGAACATATACCACGGCAGCTGGTACAGGCCGCCCTTGCCGCCGGTCTTCGCCTTCTTCAGGATCGCGATCGCGTCCTGCATGCGTTTGTTCAGCTGCGCGACTTCGGCGGCGCCCTCCTCGGGCGCGGGCGCCGGCTGGGAGTCCTCGCCGGCCACGCTCTTCATCAGTTCGCGATTGGCACGCCATGCCTTGAACCAGCGCCAGCCCAGCCAGCCGGCCCACAGCGCGAAGACGATGAGGATGAAGGTCCAGCGCACCGTCTCCGATGCGAACGGATAGTGGCCGTCGTAGGACACCAGCGGTAACTCGAACCAGATGACCAGCGCGAGCAGCAGCGCGCCCAGGAAGGCCAGCACGGCGGGCTTGATCAGCCAGGTGAAGAACTTTTTCATTGCGAATTCCGTATCGGGATCAAGGTGCCGTCGCAGGCGTCAGCAGGACGATCTCCACGCGGCGGTTGCGCGAGCGGCCGGCCGGCGTGTCGTTCGACGCGAGCGGTTCCGAGTCGCCGCGGCCTTCCACGCTGTAGCGCGCTTCGGGGCCGGCGCGTTCGGCCAGCAGGTCGCGCACGGCGGTGGCGCGGGCCTTCGAGAGTTCGTAGTTGGACGGGAAGTGCGCCGACAGGCCGGGCTTCGTGTTGTCCGTATGGCCTACCACGATCACCTTGCCGGGCACGGTCTTCAGCGCGTCGCCGATGCGGCCCAGCAGGCCGAGATAGGCACCGGAGACGTCGCCGCTGCCCGATGCGAACACGCCGTCGCCGCGCAGCGTGACGACGGAGCGGTCGGCGCTGTCGACGACGGTGACGAGGCCCTGCGCGATCTCGGGCGCGAGGAAGCCGGCCAGGCGCGGCACGACCGGCGCCGGCGATGCGGGTGTCGCAGCCGCAGGCGGTGCAGTCTTCAGCGACAGCAGGTTCGCGAACACGGGATCGGACGCATTGCCCAGCCGGTGGCCGAGGAAGAGCTGCAGCAGGATCAGGATGACGGCGGCGCCGGCGGCCATGATCCACACGGGGACCATGCGCCACAGCGGTTCGCCCTTGCCCGTGGCGCCCTTCCAGTGCGGCGACAGCTCGGTTTCAACGGGTGTCTTCTGCTGCGCGATCAGCTGCTGCAGGCGTTCGCGCAGCGCGTCCAGCTGGCTGCGGCCGTTGTCGATGACGCGGTAGCGCCCTTCGAGGCCGAGCGCGAGGCACAGATACATCAGCTCCAGCGCGTCGACGTTTTCCTTGGGCGCCTGCGACAGCTTTTGCAGGATCAGGAAGAACTTCTCGCCGCCGAATGCCTCGTTGTGGAACGCGACGAGCAGGCTGCGGCTGGCCCAGACGCCGCCGCCGCCCCACGGCGTCGACGAGATGGTCTCGTCCAGCAGGGTGCACAGGGAATAACGCGCGGCCGCGATCTGGTCGTGGTTCACATGCGCGGCCTTCGCGGCCGTCTCGAACGTCTTGATCGCTTGAATCAGCTGCATGCGCAGCGCCTCGACGTCCGGATGCGACGCCATGCGGCGCAGCGGCGGCACGAGATCGAGCAGCGGATTCGCGGCGCGCACGAGCGGATTCAGGCCCACGCCGTGCAGCTGCGCCGGCACGCCGGAAGGTTGAGGACGCGGCGGCTCGGAAGCCGGCGGTTGGCTGGGCGCCGTGCGGCGCCCGCCGGGTGCGGGCACCAGCACGGTGCGGTCGGGGTCCTGCATGGGGTTCGTGGGTTCGCTCAAGCGATCCTCCAGTTACTTGCGGATGGCCCAGAACTCCATCTGCAGGCCCGGGTACTCGTTCGGGATGTGCATCGCGAAGCCGACGGAATTCTGCAGCTGGGCCCAGTGCTCGCCCGCCTTGTCGAGTTCAAAATAGGTGTAGCCGGCGTGGAACGGCAGCTGGCGCGGCGCCACGGGCAGCGCGCGCAGGGCGATGCCCGGCAGCTGCAGGTTGACCAGGTCGCGGATCTTTTCGATCGACCCGATCTTGACCATGGCAGGGAAGCCGCTGCGCACGGCTTCCGGCGGCATGTGCGCGTTCACCGCCAGCACGAACGTCGCGGTGCGCAGCAATTCCTTGTCCGGCACGACGGCCACGCGGATGCCGAACTGGCGCTCTTCCAGCGTGAGCGCGACGGCGCGCGGGTCGACGACGAGCGACAGCGCCGCACGCACGTCCTCGATCAGCGGCGCGAAGCTTTCATTGAGCTTGTCGTGGCGGTACACGGGATACGTGGCGGCGCGCTTGTCCGGGCGGCTGAACGTCGACAGTTCGCCGGCCAGTTGCGCCAGTTCCGCATACAGCCGCTCCGGATGCAGGCCCGTCATGCCGGCCAGGTGGCCGAACAGCGGCAGGCTGCGGTTCAAGAGCTGCAGCATCAGGAAGTCCGCGATCTCGGCGGCACCGGCGACACCGGGCTGGCTCAATCGACCCGCCAGCGCCTGCGCACGCTGGTTCAGCAGGCCGACCAGTTCATCGGCAAAGGCCGACAGGCGCGGCGCGACGCGGAAGTCCAGGCACGGCGGGCAATACGCCGGATCGAGCACGACACGGTTGTCCGGCCGCCGCTCGATCACGCGCGCGATGCCCAGGGTCGTGTAGGCGTTGACGACGTCCTTTTCCAGCGCGACGCGCAGGCGCAGGCTGCCCACCTGCATCAGCGCGCTGTTGTCGAGGCCATTGCTGTCCATCGCCTCGTAGTCGACGGGGCGATGGCGCGCGAAGTTGTCGGGGCCGGGGTCGTCGCCCGTTTCCGCGATGCCCATGCGGCGCAGCGGCAGCGCCAGCACGATCAGCGCATCGCGCGCATCCTCCGGGATGTCGAGCGGCTCGGGCAGCGCGTCGTCCTGCGGCAGGTTCAAGGTCGTGCCGTCCGGGAGCACGGCGCTCGCCGCCAGCAGCGCGAGCTTGCCCTGGGCAAGCAGTTGTTCGTCGATGACCAGCCTGGTGAAACCCCACGCGTAGGCGCGCACGCCCGCGACGCGGTGTTCGATCACGCTGTGCAGGTAGCGGTCGTGCTGTTGCAGGTGCTGGGGCTGCAGCAGCATGCCCTCCGACCAGATGACTTTACTATTCCAGGACATTCGTTGGCAGTGGTTGGAGTATCGGTTGATGGAAGGTCAGCGGCGCGCCTGGCGCAGCCGCGCGATCTGTTCCTCGTAGGCCTTGCCGAAGGCTTCGCCGAACAGGCGGTGGAAATCGCTGTCCGCCTCGCTGGCCATTTGCGTGTACAGCTCGACCATGCGGTCCCACATCTTGGCCTTGCGGTTAGCCGCGAGCATCTTGTCCATCACGGTCGGCACCTGCAGCCGCGCCTCGATGGCGGCCGGGTCGAAGCGGGCGAGCACACCTTCGAGCGCGGCGCGCATGCCGGCCATGATCGCCAGCTCGTGCGCCTTCAGGTCGTCGAACGCGTTGGCGAACGCGCGCGCCGGCTGCATATAGCCCGGCATCGTCCCGTTGATCATCTGCGTCAGCGCGCTGTCGGCGTCCGGGAAGAATTTCAAGGGATTGTTGGCGGCGGCCGAGATCATCGTCATGTCCAGGCGGCTCTCGCGCTTGGTCATGGCGCGGCCCATCAGCACGCCCATCGTGCCGGTCGTCGCTTCGCGCAGCATGGCACCGGCCAGTTCCGCGATCTCCTCGGCGCTGCGCTTCGTGTTCAGTTCCGACAGGCCCAGGCCGCGCATCAGGGCCTGGATCACGGGGTCGTCCGCCGCCGCGGTGCCTGGGGCGCGCGGCGCGGCCTGCACCGGAGGCGGAGGCGGAGGCGGTGGCGCGGCAGGTACGGGCATCACGGGCGGCGCGCTCGGCGCGAACGCGGTCGCTTCGGCCTGGTCGACCGGCA includes:
- the tssK gene encoding type VI secretion system baseplate subunit TssK is translated as MSWNSKVIWSEGMLLQPQHLQQHDRYLHSVIEHRVAGVRAYAWGFTRLVIDEQLLAQGKLALLAASAVLPDGTTLNLPQDDALPEPLDIPEDARDALIVLALPLRRMGIAETGDDPGPDNFARHRPVDYEAMDSNGLDNSALMQVGSLRLRVALEKDVVNAYTTLGIARVIERRPDNRVVLDPAYCPPCLDFRVAPRLSAFADELVGLLNQRAQALAGRLSQPGVAGAAEIADFLMLQLLNRSLPLFGHLAGMTGLHPERLYAELAQLAGELSTFSRPDKRAATYPVYRHDKLNESFAPLIEDVRAALSLVVDPRAVALTLEERQFGIRVAVVPDKELLRTATFVLAVNAHMPPEAVRSGFPAMVKIGSIEKIRDLVNLQLPGIALRALPVAPRQLPFHAGYTYFELDKAGEHWAQLQNSVGFAMHIPNEYPGLQMEFWAIRK
- a CDS encoding DotU family type VI secretion system protein; amino-acid sequence: MSEPTNPMQDPDRTVLVPAPGGRRTAPSQPPASEPPRPQPSGVPAQLHGVGLNPLVRAANPLLDLVPPLRRMASHPDVEALRMQLIQAIKTFETAAKAAHVNHDQIAAARYSLCTLLDETISSTPWGGGGVWASRSLLVAFHNEAFGGEKFFLILQKLSQAPKENVDALELMYLCLALGLEGRYRVIDNGRSQLDALRERLQQLIAQQKTPVETELSPHWKGATGKGEPLWRMVPVWIMAAGAAVILILLQLFLGHRLGNASDPVFANLLSLKTAPPAAATPASPAPVVPRLAGFLAPEIAQGLVTVVDSADRSVVTLRGDGVFASGSGDVSGAYLGLLGRIGDALKTVPGKVIVVGHTDNTKPGLSAHFPSNYELSKARATAVRDLLAERAGPEARYSVEGRGDSEPLASNDTPAGRSRNRRVEIVLLTPATAP